The following coding sequences lie in one Carcharodon carcharias isolate sCarCar2 chromosome 35, sCarCar2.pri, whole genome shotgun sequence genomic window:
- the LOC121272809 gene encoding protein Wnt-7b-like — MEWRFNPGMYNTVLCIGMVYLGAGGFPSVVALGASIICNKMPGLAPRQRALCQSRPDAMIIIGEGAQMGLDECQQQFRYNRWNCTSLGEKTVFGPELKIGSKETAFAYSIIAAGVAHAITQACSQGNLSDCGCDRAKHGYYDQERGWKWGGCSADIEHGIGFSRRFLDAREVRRHARRLMNLHNNEVGRKILRESMRMECKCHGVSGSCTIKTCWVTLPAFREVGFALKDKYGQAVQVEPVRAGRGHQPTFLKVRRTPHLKPLPTDLVYTERSPSYCEEDPATGSAGTRGRRCEREDAGKPGSCELLCCGRGYNTFQYTRAWQCNCKFHWCCQVTCSQCSERTHAYTCN, encoded by the exons ATGGAGTGGAGATTCAATCCAGGAATGTACAACACGGTACTCTGCATCGGAATGGTCTATCTAGGAGCTGG GGGATTCCCATCGGTGGTAGCACTAGGTGCCAGCATTATCTGCAATAAGATGCCCGGTCTTGCACCCCGCCAGCGAGCCCTGTGCCAGAGCCGACCAGATGCCATGATCATCATTGGGGAGGGGGCGCAGATGGGGCTGGACGAATGCCAGCAGCAGTTCAGGTACAACCGCTGGAACTGCACCTCCCTGGGGGAGAAGACGGTTTTCGGGCCGGAGCTGAAAATAG GTAGTAAAGAGACAGCCTTCGCGTACAGCATCATTGCAGCAGGGGTGGCCCACGCCATCACACAGGCCTGCAGTCAGGGCAACCTCTCGGACTGCGGCTGCGACAGGGCCAAGCACGGCTACTACGACCAGGAGAGGGGCTGGAAGTGGGGGGGCTGCTCGGCGGACATCGAGCACGGCATCGGCTTCTCCCGCCGCTTCCTCGACGCCCGCGAGGTGAGGCGTCACGCCCGGAGGCTCATGAACCTGCACAACAATGAGGTGGGAAggaag atcctgagggagagcATGAGAATGGAGTGCAAATGCCACGGCGTATCGGGCTCATGCACCATCAAGACTTGCTGGGTGACCCTGCCAGCCTTCCGGGAGGTGGGTTTCGCTCTCAAGGACAAGTACGGGCAGGCGGTCCAGGTGGAGCCGGTGCGGGCGGGCCGGGGGCACCAGCCCACCTTCCTGAAGGTCCGGAGGACGCCCCACCTCAAGCCGCTGCCCACCGACCTGGTCTACACCGAGCGCTCGCCCAGCTACTGCGAGGAGGACCCGGCCACCGGCAGCGCGGGCACACGGGGGCGGAGGTGCGAGCGGGAGGACGCTGGGAAGCCGGGCAGCTGCGAGCTCCTGTGCTGCGGCCGGGGCTACAACACCTTCCAGTACACCCGGGCCTGGCAGTGCAACTGCAAGTTTCACTGGTGCTGCCAAGTGACCTGTAGTCAGTGCAGCGAGAGGACACACGCCTACACCTgcaactga